The Bifidobacterium eulemuris genome includes a window with the following:
- a CDS encoding ATP-binding protein: MTFPANPFKPTAGVMPPVLIGRDMICEDFSEGLDDGPGAPDRLMLISGPRGSGKTVMLIELRTIAEQRHWHVVDETASEGLCDRLITQIAPDPGIFAGATIKPSLMGASLGEVSTAPALRPSTLRDAMNARLKTLGKNKGLLVTIDEIQDADPSDITAIATAAQHMFRENANVAFVFAGLPQVISDLLNANVVTFLRRASLKKLGDVPLDDVRESFASTIRGRNVAIDDAALDEATQATEGYPYMIQLVGYHMWRASRRRQSNTADEITMRDVREGIIQARARLGEGVCAPVIDNLPERAVDYLKAMAEDDDPSSTAQVAERMNETMDYANQYRAKLIEKKIINAPERGKVDFAIPYLREYLRTQLASS, translated from the coding sequence ATGACATTCCCCGCTAATCCTTTCAAACCCACGGCAGGAGTCATGCCGCCTGTGCTCATCGGCCGCGACATGATATGCGAGGATTTCTCCGAGGGATTGGACGACGGCCCCGGAGCGCCCGACCGGCTGATGCTGATTTCAGGACCCCGCGGCAGCGGCAAAACGGTGATGCTGATCGAGCTGCGCACAATTGCTGAGCAAAGGCACTGGCATGTCGTTGACGAAACGGCCAGCGAAGGCCTATGCGACCGGCTGATCACGCAAATCGCCCCGGACCCCGGCATCTTCGCCGGAGCCACAATCAAGCCCTCCCTCATGGGTGCGAGTCTTGGCGAAGTGTCAACAGCACCAGCATTGCGCCCCTCCACACTGCGAGATGCCATGAACGCCAGGCTAAAAACACTGGGAAAGAACAAGGGGCTACTGGTCACCATTGACGAGATCCAAGACGCCGACCCCTCTGATATCACAGCCATCGCGACAGCCGCGCAGCACATGTTCCGGGAGAATGCGAACGTCGCATTCGTATTCGCTGGGCTGCCCCAGGTCATCTCCGACCTGCTCAACGCCAATGTGGTCACGTTCCTGCGCCGAGCGTCCCTGAAAAAGCTCGGGGACGTACCTCTGGACGACGTACGCGAATCGTTCGCCAGCACCATACGCGGCAGGAACGTCGCCATCGATGACGCCGCGTTGGACGAGGCCACTCAGGCCACGGAAGGATATCCGTACATGATCCAACTCGTCGGCTACCACATGTGGAGGGCGTCCCGACGCCGCCAGTCGAACACCGCCGACGAAATCACTATGCGCGACGTGCGGGAAGGCATCATCCAAGCCAGGGCCCGCCTCGGGGAGGGGGTATGCGCGCCAGTAATCGATAATCTTCCCGAACGGGCCGTCGATTATCTCAAGGCCATGGCCGAGGACGACGACCCCTCATCCACCGCGCAGGTCGCCGAACGTATGAACGAAACCATGGACTACGCCAACCAATACCGAGCCAAACTCATCGAGAAAAAAATCATCAACGCGCCGGAACGAGGCAAAGTGGACTTCGCCATCCCATACCTGCGCGAATACCTCAGAACACAACTCGCATCATCCTAA
- a CDS encoding transglutaminase family protein, with product MKKLVFDYEMRLSFSSPVTDHRFQLRCVPATGPRQQIVDVQITMEPDVELETTVDSFGSVVNTGYIPQEHTVFNYRVTGIAFVDNAHIKPEIDKPLYRFDSALTIPGPAVTALIEVCRARVEALPPDATPIDRAREVMDEVYRAFVYTPGATTIRTTAEEAFTQRKGVCQDYAHVMLAVCRHLGLGARYIAGLLGGEGATHAWVEIYHDRRWIGLDPTHNRMVDDNYITIAHGRDYRDCMLDIGIFSGDDVRQTQWVNASVHEQEL from the coding sequence ATGAAGAAACTGGTGTTTGACTATGAGATGAGGCTCAGCTTCAGCTCGCCGGTCACCGACCACCGTTTCCAGCTGCGTTGTGTTCCCGCGACGGGCCCGCGACAGCAGATCGTGGACGTGCAGATCACGATGGAACCCGATGTGGAGTTGGAGACCACCGTCGATTCGTTCGGTTCGGTGGTCAACACGGGGTATATTCCGCAGGAGCACACGGTGTTCAACTACCGGGTGACGGGCATCGCCTTCGTGGACAACGCCCATATCAAGCCGGAGATCGACAAGCCGCTGTACCGTTTCGATTCCGCGCTGACCATCCCCGGCCCCGCCGTCACGGCGCTGATCGAGGTATGCCGCGCGCGCGTGGAGGCGCTGCCGCCCGACGCGACGCCGATCGACCGGGCCCGCGAGGTGATGGACGAGGTGTACCGCGCCTTCGTCTACACGCCCGGCGCCACCACCATCCGCACCACGGCCGAGGAGGCGTTTACGCAGCGCAAAGGCGTCTGCCAGGACTACGCCCACGTCATGCTCGCCGTCTGCCGGCATCTGGGATTGGGCGCGAGGTATATCGCCGGACTGCTCGGCGGCGAGGGCGCCACCCACGCATGGGTCGAGATCTACCACGACCGGCGTTGGATCGGGCTCGACCCCACGCACAACCGTATGGTCGACGACAACTACATCACCATCGCCCACGGACGCGACTACCGCGATTGCATGCTCGACATCGGCATCTTCTCCGGCGACGACGTGCGCCAGACCCAGTGGGTGAACGCCTCCGTGCACGAACAGGAGTTGTGA